Genomic DNA from Chrysemys picta bellii isolate R12L10 unplaced genomic scaffold, ASM1138683v2 scaf512, whole genome shotgun sequence:
cagaggtttccaacaactgtaacaccacacaacattctcaggcataacagacagtgtgtgtttggcattatccaacacgttttttataaagtaacttttcccgcagttgctaggccccgcgagaattgcagaaaaggggtgtttccacctcgtatccatttttttttcaaaagccgtagggcagggttttaaaaccttctcctaggacccttttgttgtaaaccactttgtgtgtctttttaagggtttttgtctctatttgccactggtttttgtttcttacgatagagggctgctgcacctctatcttttttgaggtgttttcttGCAGACCCGTGCAATAGTCCAAGACTAGGTCTTTCAAACTGTCGAAGTTGATTTTTTCGCAGTTTGCTACGTttagggtaatacctttgactttcatacaggcctttccacccgacagcttatacccataggtttttgggcctgccgacacaaactcagtgatgtgttgatctggcggAATTTCGctcgtgaggtcccctaaataatcccccagagggggattccagtcaccctcccttttcacaaagaTCACCGAGTCAGTGTCGTGGTACAGGCACCGCTCTTGCAAACCGTCTAGGAGACTGTATAATTCTAAGCGGGCATAAGCggtggtgaaacaggctatgaaaacattggtgTTGCCAGAAACAGAGTACCGTTCTTTTGCGTGCTTCCACGACACACACGCTGTTTCATCATCGATAAActcgcaggatgaaacctcataattgggGGAGAACAGGTACTGCAAAAGTTCGTTAGGGTCTCTCACgatgctggtgttgggtaggttggatctttggccgaatttaccccacagagaatttaaaaacagtttagcgatttggcatttagcagggtttgatctgattttgtgttggcgtaaatgcacgccttctttctggtagaaatcgctaacgtacttattttgtttttcctcgtctgtgcaccaagtgggataccctgaagcctcttgtttttgacggaggtgtaattttatgtactctgaaaagagtttatcagatttttcattaaaatgccagatttcatagatcttagccaccgcgtaccccttcgctatggccgcgttcaattccaccgtgcaccaagtccccaggatggcccgctcctcgtcagtatgggtgcatgtctcccgctgctcggtttctgcacaggttcggcatagcgggaacataagcttgccacccactctgacgggtaacaatgggaaaaagaggcctcgtggggggtacactttaacttttgcaattccaaaataatttgcaaggggcCCAAATTTGTCATAGACTATATCGGGGTGTCCGAgagggtattctttggttttgtttacgaaagggtacaggctgctaaaatcataatagtgaatttcttccccggggttaggcttgtaatataggcggatagcgtttgtcctccccccaaaaagagcatccctaggcacgagaggctggggtaaccgggctcggtttaaaaagtctgcaagctccctgtcggtttctttcatcacctcccactcgtgctcccaaagagtcctcactacaaaaccaaggCGTTTGAAATAGTCGGTCTTGAGCTgcgtcttgtaataaagaaacccaaaagatgtccccgtcataggattttgtgctttttcacaataacaggtgacacagccatggaaaaaacaaccgttaaactcaaaggctgtgCGTACCCCATCAACATTGGCATAGCCGTCTAAaaagtaggggcctacctgtagttccccaccctgtaaagcgtgccgtatttgtatattttctttgtgagagatatacaacagccactgaatagatggggtcaaatatctctttttctgcctgtgatagttgtcttgagggagaagagctaccgtgttaggctccaaaaacataaacctgtacatagccatgcagacagatgccagtgttatgtaccggaatggatctatacacagttttatctcagtgaatttaccaggttctttctctactacatctcccttctccgtcattttcataatctcttttctgtataggatacaggcctgtctcaaaatttttacatcctgctgacagtaatacgCGAGCTCTTTTTGCAAGTCAAACACCTCAGAGCTGTGGTCCCGATaccagtcgagaaactctgctttttctttgggcatcatgctttctacaccatGCTTTCTACCGGGCATAGGCCCCAcgtaattttgattttctaacgtgttaaaaaagtgtggaaaataccctttgcacccttcaaaccccatcgcctgcggtagcttgctaagcttcatgggcaagaagtttaaagagtctataaaacgaatgcccagggccttaacttccacgcacattagtttactaccctgagtgatcagttctaggcccatCTTTTCCTTGAGTAACTGTTTAACAATAAAGTACGCATCATAACCTTTAGAATTGTGTGCTAGGAATGTGTAGTCCCGAAAcgctttgccaataaaggtcttcaCAAACACATAAAGACACTtatcgcccttaaattcccaggatttttctggctttagggacatagcaaaaatgtaattgggagtgtgcaccccggtctcctgcgtgcattcaaaatcataaaaaatatacttttctgaagattcaggctttctaaggcggtccataaaacagaggtggcCGTCTACATCACCAACGATCAactcctgacactgcttacagcgcctccctttacacctgtgccgcttgtccacgtaagactgacacttctcacacaaagttttagacaggcattcaacttggttttttgatgcacagtcgatatgtctgtctaaacactctttggaccggCAATACAGTCTACAGCCAGGACACCGCTGCTGCACTCCCACGCTGTCTGAGCACGTTACGCTCAAACAGAGgtggcaacgatacctgcaagagtggtcgtggctgtacaccatgtggcaaaactcacaataatttttcgctccgaacaacttttttacatccaaaaccccatagtaatgctcatcgtgcaacaggataaaataagtcttggggcacactgtgccccccgttttaaaaaccccccagccgcctttcgccgtatacaacaccacctgtatgttaactcctaaatgctgttcaaactttgctacgtcgctgagcataacctttttttgatctgaccaccccagtttctcatgtaactttcttgcctccgctaacaattccgcgtccgtaggtttacgatcggacatgacggccaagagcccacccgcaaaacacaaattggtaccggtgtaagtcaggtctactaaacactgtctctttttatgaataatttgactattaaggatagaatttaaaactctacgagcgcccccacccctgttttttacaactgtcacaacaaggcgcaacgtcccatcgagatgcaactctctattgctctgtagcagttttgaggtctgatttaaaaaatcctcagcagtcagctcatttctagttctttTGACCGAAAACAAAGAAttagttaaattacggctctctaaacgtaactgaacataatcatcagggcctaccctaccattaatgtcatcgagcactaactgtattccccggtgtatggcttcaacaacctgctgagctgaatttattccctcaggattgacaaaacgaaattcctcacaatacaccgaccccccaaatctggatacttcacgttgccaacttctcactctctccatatacacctcggcattttcggggttacttgggggttcctctacgggatcattagcggcatcttctacatcagatgctatttgagagtcaaaCTCTGAGGCGCCTCCATGAAAGTCATTGGGAGTAGAACAGGCCCCATCTaaagagccctctggggaatttgctaaaccagagtctaattccacctccccattttcagacaagccagtttgagagcctccagtagggggcatctctttttgtttttgtttttttttcctcattacctctttagccctttttaaaatttttacaacaacccgggcctggaactttttggcagctatctgtttatcccccaaacgctgtccccccttttgtttacacataAATTGATGTGTACCCTGGAAGGTGTCCCTTTTACCCAGGCCACTTTTTGCCACTAGtcatgcctgctcagagccaccctttccaTCCCTTATGTTTTTCAGCATGGCTCTGAACCAAGCatcatattttttccatttctttctagAATCCCGTTCTTTTAGCCTACCCGAGGATATATCCTCCACCACTTTTTTGAGGAAAGCCTCAACCCCTTCCCAACCACTAAAatatgggggagctgggacaagcttatggttttgggagaatggtttgtcagttcttggttttttattcacaacccctagagcgcatgctccgggtttgtgaatgtgggcatttTTGCTCAtagtttcctcagggcttggtgtggtggtgaccgctgaggaactggagtgcTGGTTGTGTGATTGCAATACCTCAGCATCGCAGAAGCTTTTAGTCCATGGTTTTTTAAAcgcagcccctagagcgcatgctccgggtttgcacacattcagaacccctagagtgcgtgctctgggtttgtgaatgtgtgtgttttcgctcacagtttcctcagggcttggtgaggtggtggccactgaggaactggagttgtggtggcgtggttgttttttaccagagtcttttgttttgtccttgggtttgacgtatatgaggtttggaccgCCCGGATGTTTCAGCTGCGCTCTTGCGCTGTtttgcgttgttaaaggtctcaaagcagatttctGGTTTGTTGGCAGTTCTGGAGGAGATGTCCTTGTATctctgactacagcattgtcagaaaagttgcccaggcctataacaggggaaaaacaacattttacaaaaactgaactttagcacctctctcacccacacctatgtattttacttaaaataaaaaaaaaccctcatagaacagccaaaccaataagcaaaatatatttacagggcttcatccatccatcagtcactgatgctggtgaattttccttttcagcggtctctttcctttttcttttcagcttgttttccctctggtctaaggatctctcatgttttgactgtactgtggagcaaacaacaacattattataaaacacatgaaaccgtcttgtaaacataCATTACACTTACTTCATTAAAGTGTTTtactatttaaaaagtcatagctttacaacaaaataatccatttcaggctgtacaacaaacaggttttttaaatacatctcattttgcaaaataaaaaccaaaacggcttttaaaaatccattttgcaGAAAAACTCTTGTTAGTTTAAAAGCCACATGGTTTGTTCTGACCCCAGCCATGTGCCTTTGGTTTAGTTAGTCGCATCCACCCCCCACAGGGCCTTAAACCCATCACATtatacacagtaaaaaaaaaaaaaaaaaaaaaaacctatcatagaatctcagggttggaagggacctcaagaggtcatctagtccaaccccctgctcaaagcaggaccaattcccagctaaatcatcccagccagggctttgtcaagccgggctttaaaaacctccaaggaaggagactccaccacctccctaggtaacgcattccagtgtttcaccaccctcctagtgaactagtttttcctgatatccaacctggacctcccccactgcaacttgagaccattgctccttgttctgtgccAAGTACTTTAAAAAACCTCTGGCTTGCACAcaccagcagctttataaaacacaccaaaccaagtttgcagccagaCACTTTTTTCAAAAACCCCACAGGCATTTAGAAGCCACATGGTTTGTTCTGACCCCAGCCATGTGCCTTTGGTTTAGTTAGTAGCATCCACCCCCCCACAGGGCCTTAAACCCATCACATTATACACAGTAAAAAAAAGttccctttcactatgggataaagtgttgcaggcacatggttgttctgttccccctcatgTGTGCTTAAGCCTTCAGgttcaagaacaagcaaaaaaTGTTAGTTAGTGTTACCATCAAATGCCTATGCAGCCTGTGGAATACTTTTGTTAattcaacagtattaagcacaactatagttaaatttttttttttttttttttttttaccttggcctggtggtaaaatgcagtttaaagttcctggttccatgctaacagatcacactgcaataaagataggcaccattatttactaaaacAGCCTGGGCAAAAAGTGGCCTTctataatatatagtttcagagttcAAGCCagcaagtcttacctctttttgcagtccagcagctatccAAGTTGAAAAAGGCCAAAGTGCTGCATCCCTGAGGTTTTTATCCCCTCTTAGCCCATTGTTAAACAAAACTTCCACATAGTTTGCTAAGAGGTTAATGTAATGACCCCAcccatagcattcccttttgtaaTTTGGGAGTGAAACCAGTTTGGGtaggtgggtgtgtgtgtgtgtgtgtgtgtatgggtaaAACCCATTCAGTT
This window encodes:
- the LOC135978899 gene encoding uncharacterized protein LOC135978899 isoform X1, which translates into the protein MCKQKGGQRLGDKQIAAKKFQARVVVKILKRAKEVMRKKKQKQKEMPPTGGSQTGLSENGEVELDSGLANSPEGSLDGACSTPNDFHGGASEFDSQIASDVEDAANDPVEEPPSNPENAEVYMERVRSWQREVSRFGGSVYCEEFRFVNPEGINSAQQVVEAIHRGIQLVLDDINGRVGPDDYVQLRLESRNLTNSLFSVKRTRNELTAEDFLNQTSKLLQSNRELHLDGTLRLVVTVVKNRGGGARRVLNSILNSQIIHKKRQCLVDLTYTGTNLCFAGGLLAVMSDRKPTDAELLAEARKLHEKLGWSDQKKVMLSDVAKFEQHLGVNIQVVLYTAKGGWGVFKTGGTVCPKTYFILLHDEHYYGVLDVKKLFGAKNYCEFCHMVYSHDHSCRYRCHLCLSVTCSDSVGVQQRCPGCRLYCRSKECLDRHIDCASKNQVECLSKTLCEKCQSYVDKRHRCKGRRCKQCQELIVGDVDGHLCFMDRLRKPESSEKYIFYDFECTQETGVHTPNYIFAMSLKPEKSWEFKGDKCLYVFVKTFIGKAFRDYTFLAHNSKGYDAYFIVKQLLKEKMGLELITQGSKLMCVEVKALGIRFIDSLNFLPMKLSKLPQAMGFEGCKGYFPHFFNTLENQNYVGPMPGRKHGVESMMPKEKAEFLDWYRDHSSEVFDLQKELAYYCQQDVKILRQACILYRKEIMKMTEKGDVVEKEPGKFTEIKLCIDPFRYITLASVCMAMYRFMFLEPNTVALLPQDNYHRQKKRYLTPSIQWLLYISHKENIQIRHALQGGELQVGPYFLDGYANVDGVRTAFEFNGCFFHGCVTCYCEKAQNPMTGTSFGFLYYKTQLKTDYFKRLGFVVRTLWEHEWEVMKETDRELADFLNRARLPQPLVPRDALFGGRTNAIRLYYKPNPGEEIHYYDFSSLYPFVNKTKEYPLGHPDIVYDKFGPLANYFGIAKVKVYPPRGLFFPLLPVRVGGKLMFPLCRTCAETEQRETCTHTDEERAILGTWCTVELNAAIAKGYAVAKIYEIWHFNEKSDKLFSEYIKLHLRQKQEASGYPTWCTDEEKQNKYVSDFYQKEGVHLRQHKIRSNPAKCQIAKLFLNSLWGKFGQRSNLPNTSIVRDPNELLQYLFSPNYEVSSCEFIDDETACVSWKHAKERYSVSGNTNVFIACFTTAYARLELYSLLDGLQERCLYHDTDSVIFVKREGDWNPPLGDYLGDLTSEIPPDQHITEFVSAGPKTYGYKLSGGKACMKVKGITLNVANCEKINFDSLKDLVLDYCTGLQENTSKKIEVQQPSIVRNKNQWQIETKTLKKTHKVVYNKRVLGEGFKTLPYGF
- the LOC135978899 gene encoding uncharacterized protein LOC135978899 isoform X2, translated to MEPGTLNCILPPGQVQSKHERSLDQRENKLKRKRKETAEKENSPASVTDGWMKPCLGNFSDNAVVRDTRTSPPELPTNQKSALRPLTTQNSARAQLKHPGGPNLIYVKPKDKTKDSGKKQPRHHNSSSSVATTSPSPEETVSENTHIHKPRARTLGVLNVCKPGACALGAAFKKPWTKSFCDAEVLQSHNQHSSSSAVTTTPSPEETMSKNAHIHKPGACALGVVNKKPRTDKPFSQNHKLVPAPPYFSGWEGVEAFLKKVVEDISSGRLKERDSRKKWKKYDAWFRAMLKNIRDGKGGSEQA